ATTGAACCGAGCCATTTAACACCCTTATTTTGACCTAGGCCGCTCAATGCATGCTTCCAGCTACATACTTGATCAAACGGCTGGATCCTAGCAATCCGACACATTTCCATCAGAACCGTCCATGGATACTAATTGCGCACAAACATCTGATTATTTTAGCGGATAAAATACCAGCCAAATGCTAATGACTCTGTATCCTTCACTACTCGAGCaaacaaacaatataaatagCCCTTCAACCCTTACAAAACCCTCGTGATCACTTCCCGGACAAACACCCTTGTGAGTTTCCTCTTCTTAGGTGTCGGCATGGCTGCGGCCTTCGCTCGATCAGTCCAGTTCTCCGGCTATTCGCGTCCCTCCCTCTTCCTCGCCAAGAGCCTTCtattctcttcctcctcttcttcatctataGCTCGGGCTCCTCCGCTCGCTGGCTTCGTCAGAGCAAGACGATCTTCAGTCTTGCTTTCGCACTCTGTTCGGGTAATGGCACCTGGTGCAAGCCGTTTGAACCTTATTCGATGCAGGGTGCATCGATCTGGTGGAGATTCTGCGTACTCTCCGCTTAACTCAGGGTCGAACTTCAGTGACCGGCCACCGACGGAAATGGCCCCTCTGTTTCCTGGCTGTGATTATGAGCATTGGCTCATTGTCATGGATAAACCTGGTGGTGAGGGTGCCACTAAGCAGCAGATGATCGATTGCTATATTCAGACTTTGGCCAAGGTTGTTGGAAGGTATACATTCATTTTGACTGAGCTAATAATGTGTTAGGGTTTcggtaatttttattttttcttcttttggaccAAATCCGTAATTTTATTGTTTCGATTATCACTGCACATTTTAAAGCATTTTATGGATCAATTATAATTCTTGTTTTCCCTCTCTAATTGTGGTTATTTTTAATGATAACCAGTGAAGAGgaagcgaagaagaagatttacAATGTTTCATGCGAGAGATACTTCGGTTTTGGCTGTGAAATTGACGAGGAAACCTCAAATAAGCTCGAAGGCAGGATTACCTCATAATTCACAATTTTAAGCATCTGTGTTGGCTATGTAGCGTGTGTTGTTCTGAATTGTTGCTTTTCCTTTACAGGTATTCCTGGTGTCCTCTTTGTGCTTCCGGATTCTTACGTGGATGCAGAGAACAAGGACTATGGAGGTAAGCCTTTCAAGACGTGTGGGATCTTAACGCGTTGTATTGTCTGTCTTAAATGTTTCGTGTATAAATTAATGTTCACAGATTAATACACAAGCCTCATTTCCTATCTATTTTTCTCTGACTGGTCACAAGTTTTTCTATTTGGTCTTATTTGTTGAATTGGTGATTGCTATTTTTAGAGGTCAATTTCCAGTTTGAATGCCAGAATTTTGATGGAACCTCTTTCTTAGGTAGAGAAATGAAGTTCAGATGGGAAACACCATGTTACATATGGGTAGGATCAGTCCATCTTGGCAAAGCAGAAGAGCCCTCAGAGGGGTGATGACAAGCTTTGAATGCTAATGGACTTAAATTGAACTTCTCTCCAAACTGTTCTGTGGTTCCTGTATTCAATGGAATTGCAGATCAGTGGAGATGAAACATAAACTTGGTAATTCTGTTGCCTGATTGTCTGACATGAGCTTCTGGATGATCCAGAGCAAGCTAAGTCGTCTAAATATCCCTTTTATTTTACTATCATAGGGTATTCTGGACTAGAGAAAGTTATTTAGTATTATCTGATCAGTGTGTGATATTATTAAACACTATAAGTATGTGAAGTGCATGAAATATAACAGCTTCTGGATTATTTCCTTAGTTTTAATTGTGTGTTAGTAAAGGACTGAATACTAGGTTGGTAAGTATTAAGTGCAAAACTGTTTGGGAATGGCTTTATGTGCATTATATATTATAATTTGGGTACAGCCAGTCCATCTTGGCAAAGCAAGTAGCCTTAGAAGGCAATGTCTAGCTTTGAATGCTAATGGACTCACATTAAAATTCTCTCCTAACTGTTCTGTTCTTCTGATACTTAATGGAGTTACAGATCAGTGGAGATGAAACATGCAGTTTTACTCTAAATGTTAAACATTCATACTGAGAAATGTGAGATCAACTTTGTTTGGTCGGAAGCTAGTCTTTGGTCAAGATTAGGGGTATGTTCTATCTTTTTCATTTAGGTGATGAACAAATGGTAGTTTGCTACTACTAGACAATAATGTCCTTtggaattttaatatttttggcATAAGTTTAATCTTCTAATAATTATGGGTGAGTTTGACCATCGGCAGATTGTGTGGTGCCTTGATGAAAGTATATGATGCATTTTTCCAGATTGAACCGGAATGGACGTTGTTTTGTTGActctatatttttattttcaattgaatgcattaaacacatgcacacatgcatgCATTGTCCATGTTGGAAACTTGGAATAGCTTGAATCTTATTGTGTTCAGACTGACCATCTTCTGGATTGACTTGGTGGACATACGGAGGGGATATGAAATGGTAGGTTTAGTTTTCTAGTGCTCTATCTAAATTATATGAGATGTTTTTAATGTGTATCGGGAATTAAGAAACACCAGTTTCAATGCTTCTTTGTTTCTACTCGGAAAAAGTGAATTTGTAGAGGTCAATTTCCAGTTTGAATGCCATTATTCTGATAGGACCTCTCTATTAATTGTTCCAAGCTTAAGGGAGTTGCATGTCCACAAAGTGCCTCTCTAGATTTTCAGCTTGCAGATGAGAATGCATCTGTTGAAATGTATTTGTTCAGGTTGACAAGGGGGGGTTGGTGGAAAACTTTAGTATAGATGGTTAACACCATGTTACATGTGAGTACGTTTAGTCCATCTTGGCAAAGCTGAACAGCCCCCAAGAGGGTGATGACAAGCTTTGAATGCTAATGGACTTATATCAAACTTCTCTCCTAACTGTTCTGTGGTTCCCGTATTCAATGGAGTTGCAGATCAGTGGAGATGAAACATAAACTTGGTATATTCTGATGCTATTGCTTACATGATTGTATGACGTGAGCTTCTGGATGTTCCTGAGCATGCTAAGCCATATAAATATTCTTATTTTACTACCATAGTGTATGCTGTAATCGAGAAAGTTATTTAGTATCATCTGATCTCTATGTGTGATATTAAACACAATCAGTTTGTGATGTTTATGAAATATAAAAGCTTCTAGATTGTTTCCATAGTTTTGTTGTATGTTAGAGAAGGGGACTAGGTTGGTAAATATGAGGTGCGAAACTGGTTGGCAATGACCTTATGTGCATAAGCATATTATATTCTAATTTGGGCACAGTCAGTCCATCTTGGCAAAGCAAGTAGCCTTAGAAGGCAATGTCTAGCTTTGAATGCTAATGGACTCACATTAAAATTCTCTCCTAACTGTTCTGTTCTGATACTTAATGGAGTTGCAGATCAGTGGAGAGGAAACATGTAGTTTTACACCAAATGTTAACATTCATACTGAGAAATGAGAGATCAACTTTGTTTGATCAGAAGCTAGTCTTTGGTCAAGATTAGGGGTATGTTCTCTCTTTGTGATTTAGGTGATGAAGAAATGGTAGTTTTACTACTAATAGGCAATTAGATCCTTTggcattttaatatttttggcAGAAATTTAATCTTCAAATAATTATGGATGAGACCATCACCAAATTGTGTGCCTTGATAACACTAtttgatgcttttttttttaccagatTAAACCGAGATGCATGTTGTTTTGTTGGctctatatatttttattttcaattgaaTGCATTAAACACGTGCACACATGTGACTATTTGTCCTGCAAGCATGAATGTGCCCATCATTGTGTATTGCTTTTCCTATGCCAGAGAATATAACCATTGAATATtacttaattttcttaaattaaCTATCGAGATCATTAAAGGTGATGAGTTTGTTATGTGGAAAGGAGTTGCTATGAAACACTTTTATTATATAACCACAATAATCTTTCCTGTTGTGTCTCACCAGCAAAGAGGGCCTTCAAATTAATATTGTCCCCCATGCATTTGGTCATTTTGGGTTTATTCAAGTTATTGCAGTTGGTTATATAGTCCTAGTTTGAATGAGTAATGAATGATACCATTCCAATATTGTTTATCTCAATTGGGTTTAATCTTTTTCAGTACAATTGGGTTTAACCATTCTAACATgtctatttttcattatttgtaGCTGAACTGTTCGTGAATGGGGAGATAGTGCAGAGATCCCCAGAGAGACAAAGGAGAGTGGAACCTGTGCCCCAGAGAGCTCAGGACAGACCCAGATATAATGATAGAACAAGATACGTGAGGCGCAGAGAGAACCAACGGTGAATGTAAATAAAGAATACCATCTCTTGTCCTCAACATATATGTAGTTTTTTCTGAAACCCTACAAATCAATGTATGTTGTGTTATCTCCATGCGCCCTAGGGTTCTTGGTGTCTGGTTgccagaagaaaagaagagtatGGTTGCACTCAAATACAGGACCGTTGATTGTTCCCACCTTCCTATCGTTTGGATTCACCTTTTCGGTGCTCTTTATTTGATTGTTATGGGTAACCCCAAATCCATGACCATCGATGGTTTCCTCCCTCCCCTTCACCTTGCATCTCCCCAACGGGCCAACCCCTCCATCTACAGCTCCATGCGCACCTTCTTCCCTGCAACTCCCCCGCCCTCACCTCAGCCCGCGCCTGTAACTCTTCACTGCCCACTACCTGCCCCTATACCTGCAACCCTTGTACGTTAGGaaggaaattagggtttccattAACATTTGATGAAGAACCTACAATTTATTCAcgtcttcaacatcttcatcgtGTAATCAGAGTTAAGAATCCAAATTCTCTGCCATGATTAAAACATCAGTGCTTCAGGTATCACATAATCCTCTTTCCAAGCTCACAACAGTGAGGCTTAATACCAGACGGTTTGAGTGCCGATTGGATACATTTAAACGAACAACTTTCACAGAGAATCCGATGGATTGTTTCTTGATTTGGGCGAGAgatcaatttcttttttatcagaaaaaaataaaataaaaaaataagaaaactcCTTGCAGAACCGTTACATATTAGACTAGAAACTTAACATTTTATGCAGCTTaaacacccctttttttttatatactttctAAATCTTAAATCCCTATTATTCCAACGAACAAATTACATGAAAACAACTATTACAGATGAACAGTTAAAGAAAGgaagggggtttttttttttgggggggggggttgggtggGTGTGGATGGAATAAGAAAAATCTATTACGACAGGGAATATTCACATGAGTTTTAGTCTCataaagttatttatttatttattttttaggtcgaatggatcaagttcacgtatgagaatgttctcgtacactCCTAATCTGTGGATgtagaatctattaaataatgaaagagaaaattgattctatatccacggatTAGAACCGTTCTCGAATAGAAGTTGAGGGATCTCACTTGCAGAGTTTAATACCATCTTCATTGTCCTATTGCAATGGTACAAAGCTATAAATGGAAATGATTACTGATTGGGGTGATACCTCTTGGGAATTTTTCCATTGTCTAAACAACATGCATCTCGCCCCTTCATCGTTCTCCAAGCCTAATCTTACGCTAAGACTCATCATTTttcattctaatttttttaaaagagaaaataatactTGACAATATTATGTGTTTTAGCATAGGATTAGTGTTGGacttagagattttttttttttttctaattgaaAATAGTCTAATTGAAAATAGGGCAAGAGAAAGCTACCTCTTGAAGCAGGTACATGTCAGTGGGAGGGTGTACGCAAGCATCTTCATTGtggggtaaaatggtctttttgTAATCATTGTGTCTTAGCATAGGTACACCttgtagcattctttcttccttgaaaatatgtaaaaaaatgTATCTCAAATGTAATATGAGAAAATGATGGGCAAACCACCTGTGATTTGCAAGGTAGGGCTTTTTAATTACtttgtctatctctttctctttcccttcttataTGATGTTCAAAAGTTTTGCTAAGTTTCTACCTAGGGTGATAGCCAAAGAAATTGAATAATGCACCTTCCCTCTGGGTTCAGAAAAAcccttttaggtttttgtattttccaaaCTACccttcaagattctatttctttggatATGAGCACAGATAACAGGAACCCTACAGTAGCCAAATTTCATTCCTTGTCTTAGACCCCCCATTGGTGCCACCCTCTAGCTTGTCGCACATGGGTGATATACTTATCCCTTTCCCAtataaaatttatgaaatatgAGGTatctcaaacataatatttgaaaaatacaAGATAGCCCAAACAAACATAATATATCAAAGGTGAGGTACCATAGCTATAatttatcaataaataaataaatatcttaCAATAAATGAACAAATATATGGTGGACCATAAAATGTGCTATCAAAATTGATGAGtgatttatttatgaaatttctcatccatccAATTGTTATAATACCCACATCGTTCTTTGACTAGGCAAAAACCAGGTTTTTGTAATGAGAAAGTTTTCTTCATTGGTCATGTAAGAAagcttgtaaaaaaaaaatctcttcaacCATCGGCTAGGAATTAGTACCCCTTGAATCTTTGGCTACTGATGCACACTTATCAAAATGAGCC
This Macadamia integrifolia cultivar HAES 741 chromosome 10, SCU_Mint_v3, whole genome shotgun sequence DNA region includes the following protein-coding sequences:
- the LOC122092009 gene encoding multiple organellar RNA editing factor 2, chloroplastic-like, translated to MAAAFARSVQFSGYSRPSLFLAKSLLFSSSSSSSIARAPPLAGFVRARRSSVLLSHSVRVMAPGASRLNLIRCRVHRSGGDSAYSPLNSGSNFSDRPPTEMAPLFPGCDYEHWLIVMDKPGGEGATKQQMIDCYIQTLAKVVGSEEEAKKKIYNVSCERYFGFGCEIDEETSNKLEGIPGVLFVLPDSYVDAENKDYGAELFVNGEIVQRSPERQRRVEPVPQRAQDRPRYNDRTRYVRRRENQR